One stretch of Pseudomonas sp. NC02 DNA includes these proteins:
- the trxB gene encoding thioredoxin-disulfide reductase has product MSDTRHSRVIILGSGPAGYSAAVYAARANLKPLLITGMQAGGQLTTTTEVDNWPGDVHGLTGPVLMERMKEHAERFETEIVFDHINKVDFSKKPYSLTGDSGVYTCDALIIATGASARYLGLPSEEAFMGKGVSACATCDGFFYRNKPVAVVGGGNTAVEEALYLANIASTVTLVHRRETFRAEKILIDKLHARVAEGKIILKLNATLDEVLGDNMGVTGARLKNNDGSFDELKVDGVFIAIGHTPNTSLFEGVLDAKDGYLIVQGGREGNATATNIEGIFAAGDVADHVYRQAITSAGAGCMAALDAERYLDGLKDASF; this is encoded by the coding sequence ATGTCTGATACCCGTCATTCGCGAGTGATTATTCTCGGTTCCGGCCCTGCCGGTTACAGCGCTGCCGTCTACGCTGCCCGGGCCAACCTCAAGCCGTTGCTGATCACCGGCATGCAAGCGGGCGGTCAGTTGACCACCACCACTGAAGTCGACAACTGGCCGGGCGACGTCCACGGCCTGACCGGCCCGGTGCTGATGGAGCGCATGAAAGAGCACGCCGAGCGTTTCGAAACCGAGATCGTGTTTGATCACATCAACAAGGTCGACTTCTCCAAGAAGCCTTACAGCCTGACCGGCGACAGCGGCGTGTACACCTGTGACGCGCTGATCATCGCCACCGGCGCCAGCGCTCGGTACCTGGGCCTGCCGTCGGAAGAAGCGTTCATGGGCAAGGGCGTTTCCGCCTGCGCAACCTGCGACGGTTTCTTCTACCGCAACAAGCCAGTGGCTGTGGTCGGTGGCGGCAACACCGCGGTGGAAGAAGCGCTGTACCTGGCCAACATCGCCAGCACCGTGACCCTGGTTCACCGCCGCGAGACCTTCCGCGCCGAGAAGATCCTGATCGACAAGCTGCATGCCCGCGTGGCCGAAGGCAAGATCATCCTCAAGCTCAACGCCACCCTGGATGAAGTCCTGGGCGACAACATGGGCGTGACCGGTGCTCGCCTGAAGAACAACGACGGCAGCTTCGACGAGCTGAAAGTCGACGGCGTGTTCATCGCCATCGGCCACACTCCGAACACCTCGTTGTTCGAAGGCGTGCTGGATGCCAAAGACGGTTACCTGATCGTGCAGGGCGGCCGTGAAGGCAATGCGACTGCCACCAACATCGAAGGTATCTTCGCTGCCGGTGACGTGGCCGACCACGTGTACCGCCAGGCGATCACCTCCGCCGGCGCCGGTTGCATGGCGGCACTGGATGCCGAGCGTTACCTCGACGGTTTGAAGGACGCTTCGTTCTAA
- a CDS encoding LysR family transcriptional regulator, with product MEFKQLRSFVEVIHRGGFTQAGKTLHISQSAVSKQVAQLEQSLGTPLLDRLGSQIRLTAAGQVVLQRAEAMLRQQTELLSELDDLNQLTRGELRMGLPQLGGDTLFAGLFAEYRRRYPNVTIQLLEGGSRNIEQAILSGELEVGGSLMPSDPAFAWQAFCDEPLDALLPMDHPLADNAQIRLEELADTPFLMYQRSFVLNDRLLQACQQLGFTPKESGRSGQADFLAALVAAGQGVVLLPSVVARGLIRPGVVRLTLKAPDYLRWDIAFIWREGAYLSKAAQAWLALLREFPVNRAVQ from the coding sequence ATGGAATTTAAACAACTGCGCAGTTTTGTCGAAGTGATCCACCGCGGCGGCTTTACCCAGGCCGGCAAAACCCTGCACATCAGCCAATCCGCCGTCAGCAAGCAGGTGGCACAACTGGAGCAAAGCCTGGGCACGCCGCTGCTGGATCGCCTGGGTTCGCAGATTCGCCTGACGGCTGCCGGACAAGTGGTGCTGCAGCGGGCGGAGGCCATGCTGCGCCAGCAAACCGAATTGCTCAGTGAGCTGGATGACTTGAATCAGTTGACCCGTGGCGAGTTGCGCATGGGCCTGCCGCAGTTGGGCGGCGACACGTTGTTCGCCGGGCTGTTTGCCGAATACCGCCGCCGTTATCCGAACGTCACCATCCAGTTGCTGGAAGGCGGCAGCCGCAATATCGAGCAGGCGATCTTGAGCGGAGAGCTGGAAGTGGGCGGCAGCCTGATGCCCAGCGACCCGGCATTCGCCTGGCAGGCATTCTGCGATGAACCGCTGGATGCCCTGCTGCCGATGGACCATCCATTGGCCGATAACGCGCAGATCCGCCTGGAGGAGTTGGCTGACACGCCGTTCCTGATGTATCAGCGCAGTTTTGTGTTGAACGACCGCCTGCTACAGGCCTGTCAGCAATTGGGCTTCACCCCGAAGGAAAGCGGGCGCAGTGGCCAGGCGGATTTTCTCGCCGCATTGGTGGCCGCCGGCCAAGGCGTGGTGCTGCTGCCCAGCGTAGTAGCCCGGGGCCTGATAAGGCCCGGCGTGGTGCGCCTGACGCTCAAGGCGCCGGACTACCTGCGCTGGGACATTGCCTTTATCTGGCGTGAGGGTGCCTACCTGTCGAAAGCCGCCCAGGCCTGGCTGGCGTTATTGCGCGAGTTCCCGGTCAACCGCGCAGTGCAGTGA
- a CDS encoding SDR family oxidoreductase, translated as MSEPVQFQDKVVIVTGAGGGLGRAHALLFARHGAKVLVNDLGGSTQGEGANASAADRVVAEIREAGGIAEANHDSVTDGDKIVQNALDAFGRIDVVVNNAGILRDKTFHKMEDSDWDLVYRVHVEGAYKVTRAAWPHLREQAYGRVIFTASTSGIYGNFGQSNYGMAKLGLYGLTRTLALEGRKNNILVNAIAPTGGTRMTEGLIPPQVFERLKPELISPLVVYLGSEACQETSGLFEVGGGWIGKTRWERSLGVGFDPEAGFSPDDVAAHWQQICDFDGAAHPKDNIEALKEMMANLQKYSL; from the coding sequence ATGAGTGAGCCTGTGCAGTTCCAAGACAAGGTCGTGATCGTCACCGGTGCCGGCGGCGGACTAGGCCGCGCCCACGCACTCCTGTTCGCCAGACACGGAGCCAAAGTGCTGGTCAACGATCTTGGCGGCTCAACCCAGGGCGAAGGCGCCAACGCCTCGGCGGCCGACCGCGTCGTAGCCGAAATCCGCGAAGCCGGCGGCATCGCCGAGGCCAACCACGACTCCGTCACCGACGGTGACAAGATCGTCCAGAACGCCCTCGACGCCTTCGGCCGCATCGACGTCGTGGTCAACAACGCCGGGATCCTGCGGGACAAAACCTTCCACAAAATGGAAGACAGCGACTGGGACCTGGTCTACCGCGTACACGTCGAAGGCGCCTACAAAGTCACCCGCGCCGCCTGGCCCCACCTGCGTGAACAAGCCTACGGCCGGGTGATCTTCACCGCCTCCACCTCCGGTATCTACGGCAACTTCGGCCAGTCCAACTACGGCATGGCCAAGCTCGGCCTGTACGGCCTGACCCGCACCCTGGCGCTGGAAGGTCGCAAGAACAACATCCTGGTCAACGCCATCGCCCCCACCGGTGGTACACGCATGACCGAAGGCCTGATCCCGCCGCAAGTCTTCGAACGCCTCAAGCCGGAATTGATCAGCCCGCTGGTGGTGTACCTGGGCAGCGAGGCGTGTCAGGAAACCTCCGGGCTGTTTGAGGTGGGCGGCGGCTGGATCGGCAAGACCCGCTGGGAGCGCAGCCTGGGGGTTGGGTTTGATCCTGAAGCCGGGTTCTCCCCGGATGATGTCGCCGCCCACTGGCAGCAAATCTGTGACTTCGACGGGGCCGCTCACCCCAAGGACAACATCGAGGCCTTGAAGGAGATGATGGCCAACCTGCAGAAGTACAGCCTGTGA
- a CDS encoding HopJ type III effector protein — MTDLNTLRASLNSGEHVFADTLAFVAAGYDYQPQAFTNGSVENAAGQNEGSCKTLGLALLEGLSDQEALLAFGEHYRSVLATPEGSDHGNIRALIEHGLAGVKFAAQPLTRKS, encoded by the coding sequence ATGACTGACCTGAACACCCTGCGCGCCAGCCTCAACAGTGGCGAACATGTTTTTGCCGATACCCTGGCCTTTGTAGCTGCCGGTTACGACTACCAGCCACAAGCGTTCACCAATGGCAGCGTGGAAAACGCCGCCGGGCAGAACGAAGGTTCGTGCAAGACCCTGGGCCTGGCGCTGCTGGAAGGCTTGAGCGACCAGGAAGCGCTGTTGGCGTTTGGCGAGCATTACCGTTCGGTGCTGGCCACGCCTGAAGGCAGTGACCATGGCAACATTCGTGCGCTGATCGAGCATGGGTTGGCGGGTGTGAAGTTTGCCGCACAGCCACTGACCCGCAAATCCTGA
- a CDS encoding MerR family transcriptional regulator: MSVMTAPRTDMALGNPADSDDLFPIREVARLTGINPVTLRAWERRYGLIHPVRTESGHRLYSRTDIETVHRILDWIERGVAVSKVGKILARDDHQVEAAAASPAGAEHEWAQWQAQLRTAVGAFDDRQLDRLYGQIFAAYPVAVVFQDILMPLWQQLLRHQGLFGQTSEWLFFDGFLRSRTWKRLQIGCASAAPRVLLAAIAGECRELELLVAGLLMSGDELAVKVLAVGQPMDELTLVCEKTRPQALVVFSNHSPANGLPRRLERLALTLDCPLLLAGDAAELAQEQLAGSSVGCLGNEGRLMQRRLQQFLRGNLDT, from the coding sequence ATGTCTGTAATGACTGCTCCACGTACCGACATGGCCCTTGGCAACCCTGCCGATTCCGATGATCTGTTTCCGATTCGCGAAGTCGCGAGATTGACAGGCATCAACCCTGTCACCTTGCGTGCCTGGGAACGGCGTTACGGGCTGATCCACCCGGTTCGCACCGAAAGTGGGCACCGCCTGTATTCGCGCACCGATATCGAGACCGTTCATCGCATTCTTGACTGGATCGAGCGTGGCGTGGCCGTGAGCAAGGTCGGCAAGATCCTCGCCCGCGACGATCATCAAGTTGAAGCGGCGGCTGCTTCGCCGGCAGGTGCAGAGCATGAATGGGCCCAATGGCAGGCGCAGTTGCGAACGGCCGTCGGTGCCTTCGACGACCGGCAACTGGACCGGTTGTATGGCCAGATTTTCGCTGCCTACCCGGTCGCGGTGGTGTTCCAGGACATCCTGATGCCCCTCTGGCAGCAACTGTTGCGACATCAGGGGTTGTTTGGACAAACCAGTGAATGGCTGTTTTTTGATGGATTTCTGCGCAGCCGAACCTGGAAACGCCTGCAGATAGGCTGTGCCTCAGCGGCGCCACGGGTATTGCTGGCGGCCATTGCGGGGGAGTGCCGAGAGCTGGAGTTGTTGGTCGCAGGCCTGTTGATGAGCGGTGACGAGTTGGCGGTCAAGGTTCTGGCTGTGGGCCAGCCGATGGATGAATTGACCCTTGTCTGTGAAAAAACCAGGCCACAAGCCCTTGTGGTGTTCTCCAATCACTCTCCGGCCAATGGCTTGCCTCGGCGCCTTGAACGGCTGGCCCTGACCCTGGATTGCCCGCTGTTGCTGGCCGGCGATGCGGCGGAGTTGGCGCAGGAACAACTGGCGGGTTCATCCGTTGGCTGCCTGGGTAACGAAGGGCGATTGATGCAGCGCCGCTTGCAGCAGTTTCTGCGCGGTAACCTGGATACCTGA
- a CDS encoding alpha/beta fold hydrolase — MPLAEIPLRIWRQRAQSFEFRGRTIRYWVAGQGEPLLLIHGFPTASWDWHYLWQPLAQRYQVIACDMLGFGDSAKPLDHTYCLLEQADLQQALLEHLWVQQPVHVLAHDYGDSVAQELLARHYEGRFRMGSCVFLNGGLFPETHRPALVQKLLLSPLGWMIGRAFGRNALANSFGQIFGPATRPSESALDDFWSLIESQDGPRILHKLIAYIPQRRRQRDRWVAAMQRGEVPLRVIDGEVDPISGGHMVQRYRELVPHADTVLLANIGHYPQIEAPVQVLKHYLAFREGLGVGAARVAYS; from the coding sequence ATGCCACTCGCCGAGATCCCGCTGCGCATCTGGCGCCAGCGTGCCCAGAGCTTTGAGTTTCGCGGCCGCACCATTCGGTACTGGGTGGCGGGGCAGGGCGAGCCGTTGCTGCTGATCCATGGTTTTCCCACGGCCAGTTGGGATTGGCATTACCTCTGGCAGCCGTTGGCCCAGCGCTATCAAGTGATTGCCTGCGACATGCTGGGGTTTGGCGATTCGGCCAAGCCGCTGGACCACACCTATTGCCTGCTGGAGCAGGCGGACTTGCAACAGGCGTTGCTGGAGCATCTTTGGGTGCAGCAGCCGGTGCATGTGCTGGCCCATGATTACGGTGACAGTGTTGCGCAGGAGTTGTTGGCGCGGCATTACGAAGGCCGGTTTCGGATGGGCAGTTGTGTGTTTCTCAACGGTGGGTTGTTTCCGGAGACGCATCGTCCGGCGTTGGTGCAGAAGCTGTTGCTGAGCCCATTGGGTTGGATGATCGGGCGGGCGTTTGGGCGTAATGCCCTGGCTAACAGTTTTGGGCAGATTTTCGGGCCGGCGACTCGGCCCAGTGAGAGTGCGCTGGATGATTTCTGGAGCTTGATCGAGAGCCAGGATGGGCCGCGGATTTTGCACAAGTTGATTGCGTATATTCCTCAGCGTCGGCGGCAGCGGGATCGCTGGGTGGCGGCCATGCAGCGGGGGGAGGTGCCGTTGCGGGTGATCGATGGGGAGGTTGATCCGATTTCCGGGGGGCATATGGTTCAGCGTTATCGTGAGCTGGTGCCGCACGCGGATACGGTGTTGCTGGCGAATATTGGGCACTACCCGCAGATTGAGGCGCCGGTGCAGGTGTTGAAGCATTATTTGGCGTTTCGGGAGGGGCTTGGGGTTGGGGCTGCTCGGGTGGCTTATTCTTGA
- the folM gene encoding dihydromonapterin reductase, with amino-acid sequence MSSTPAPILITGAGQRVGLHCAQRLLDEGQPVIFSYRSERPGVQALRERGAIGVFADFSNETGILAFIDELKTHTQSLRAIIHNASAWVAEAPGDESRAFTDMFSVHMLAPYLINLHCAYLLQRSTPADIVHISDDVTRKGSRQHIAYCATKAGLDSLTLSFAAQLAPDIKVNGIAPAMVMFNEGDDAAYRAKVLAKAALGIEPGPEVIYQSVRYLLDNPYVTGTTLTVNGGRHIK; translated from the coding sequence ATGTCTTCAACACCCGCCCCGATCCTGATCACCGGTGCCGGCCAGCGCGTCGGCCTGCATTGCGCCCAGCGCCTGCTGGACGAAGGGCAGCCAGTGATTTTCAGCTACCGCAGCGAACGTCCCGGCGTGCAAGCCTTGCGCGAACGCGGTGCGATCGGTGTGTTTGCCGACTTCTCCAACGAGACCGGTATTCTCGCCTTCATCGACGAACTGAAGACGCACACCCAAAGCCTGCGGGCGATCATTCATAATGCCTCGGCCTGGGTGGCGGAAGCGCCCGGCGACGAGAGCCGCGCCTTTACCGACATGTTCAGCGTGCACATGCTTGCGCCGTACCTGATCAACCTGCATTGTGCTTACCTGCTGCAACGCTCCACGCCTGCGGATATCGTGCACATCAGCGATGACGTGACCCGCAAGGGCAGCCGCCAGCACATTGCCTACTGCGCCACCAAGGCCGGGCTCGACAGCCTGACCTTGTCGTTTGCCGCGCAGCTTGCACCGGATATCAAGGTGAACGGCATTGCCCCGGCAATGGTGATGTTCAACGAGGGCGACGACGCGGCTTACCGCGCCAAGGTCCTGGCCAAGGCGGCACTGGGCATCGAGCCCGGCCCCGAGGTGATTTACCAGAGCGTGCGCTACCTGCTGGATAACCCTTATGTCACCGGTACCACCCTGACCGTCAACGGCGGGCGGCATATCAAGTAA
- a CDS encoding DUF1244 domain-containing protein yields the protein MNDQQRLELEAAAFRRLVAHLDSRKDVQNIDLMNLSGFCRNCLSKWYKAEADERQIELSLDDAREVVYGMPYAEWKAQYQQEASAEQQAAFAKGKPHD from the coding sequence ATGAACGATCAACAACGCCTCGAACTCGAAGCCGCCGCCTTCCGCCGGCTGGTGGCCCACCTGGACAGCCGCAAGGATGTGCAGAACATCGACCTGATGAACCTCTCGGGCTTCTGCCGCAACTGCTTGTCCAAGTGGTACAAGGCCGAGGCCGACGAGCGCCAGATCGAGCTGAGCCTCGATGACGCCCGTGAAGTGGTGTACGGCATGCCGTACGCCGAGTGGAAAGCCCAATATCAGCAAGAAGCCAGTGCCGAACAGCAAGCGGCATTCGCCAAAGGAAAACCCCATGACTGA
- a CDS encoding class II aldolase/adducin family protein: MSLATVQSTHSVKDQVSAAEWQARVDLAACYRLVAMHGWDDLIFTHISAKVPGTEDFLINPYGLMFHEITASSLVKVDQAGNKLMDSPYEVNPAGYTIHSAVHEVRHDVVCVLHTHTASGIAVSAQKQGVLPISQQSLFVLSSLAYHAYEGVALNHEEKARLQADLGENNFLMLHNHGLLTCGGSIADTFLMMFIFQRTCDIQVMAQNGGAELISIAPQILAGARAMIAGVTKSAQGMGGALAWPALLRKLDALDTGYKS, translated from the coding sequence GTGAGCCTAGCCACTGTTCAATCGACACACAGCGTAAAAGACCAGGTCAGCGCGGCCGAATGGCAGGCCCGCGTCGACCTCGCCGCGTGCTATCGCCTGGTGGCGATGCATGGTTGGGACGACCTGATTTTCACCCACATCTCGGCCAAGGTGCCGGGCACCGAAGACTTCCTGATCAACCCTTATGGGCTGATGTTCCACGAGATCACCGCGTCGAGCCTGGTGAAGGTCGATCAGGCCGGCAACAAACTGATGGACAGTCCCTACGAGGTCAACCCGGCGGGCTACACCATCCACAGTGCGGTGCACGAAGTACGGCACGATGTGGTCTGCGTGCTGCACACCCACACCGCTTCCGGCATTGCCGTCTCCGCGCAGAAACAGGGCGTGCTGCCCATCAGCCAGCAATCGTTGTTCGTGCTGTCCAGCCTGGCCTATCACGCCTACGAAGGTGTCGCGCTGAACCACGAGGAAAAGGCCCGCTTGCAGGCCGACCTTGGCGAAAACAATTTCCTGATGCTGCACAACCACGGTTTGCTGACTTGTGGTGGGAGCATCGCCGATACGTTCCTGATGATGTTCATCTTCCAGCGCACCTGCGATATCCAGGTGATGGCGCAGAACGGTGGCGCTGAACTGATCAGCATTGCGCCGCAGATATTGGCCGGTGCCCGGGCGATGATCGCTGGGGTCACCAAAAGCGCTCAGGGCATGGGCGGCGCGCTGGCGTGGCCGGCGTTGCTGCGCAAACTCGATGCACTCGACACCGGGTATAAAAGCTGA
- the folE gene encoding GTP cyclohydrolase I FolE, with protein MTLSLPHHYREILKGLGEDPEREGLLDTPKRAAKAMQYLCHGYEQNLEEIVNGALFSSDNDEMVILKDIELYSLCEHHLLPFIGKAHVAYIPTGKVLGLSKLARIVDMFARRLQIQENLTREIADAIQTVTQAAGVAVVIEARHMCMMMRGVEKQNSTMNTSVMLGAFRESNTTRMEFLQLIGRSK; from the coding sequence ATGACTTTGTCCCTGCCCCACCACTACCGCGAGATCCTCAAGGGCCTGGGTGAAGACCCCGAGCGCGAGGGTTTGCTCGACACGCCAAAGCGTGCCGCCAAGGCCATGCAGTACCTGTGTCACGGCTACGAGCAGAACCTGGAAGAAATCGTCAACGGTGCGCTGTTTTCCTCCGACAACGACGAGATGGTGATCCTCAAGGACATCGAGCTGTATTCGCTGTGCGAGCATCACCTGCTGCCCTTTATCGGCAAGGCCCATGTGGCCTATATTCCGACCGGCAAGGTGCTCGGCCTGTCGAAGCTGGCGCGTATCGTCGACATGTTCGCCCGTCGCCTGCAGATCCAGGAAAACCTCACGCGGGAAATTGCCGACGCCATCCAGACGGTGACCCAGGCCGCCGGCGTGGCGGTGGTGATCGAAGCCAGGCACATGTGCATGATGATGCGCGGTGTCGAAAAACAGAATTCAACCATGAACACCTCGGTGATGCTCGGCGCCTTCCGCGAGTCGAACACCACGCGCATGGAGTTCCTGCAACTGATTGGACGGAGCAAGTAG
- a CDS encoding antibiotic biosynthesis monooxygenase has protein sequence MSTSPVTLMVARRVAKGRYEELMAWLREGEQLATDFPGYLGSGVLAPPPNDDEFQIIFRFADEKTLHAWEFSASRGAWLGRGSELFAAPSEHRVRGIDGWFGAAAARPPRWKQAVAIWLAFFPVSLLFNFGLEPLLSELGLLSRVLVSTLALTPLMVYFFIPLSTHLLAGWLHPAPARVKATEAAA, from the coding sequence ATGTCTACCTCCCCCGTCACCCTGATGGTTGCGCGCCGCGTGGCCAAGGGTCGCTATGAAGAGTTGATGGCCTGGCTGCGCGAAGGCGAGCAATTGGCCACGGACTTCCCCGGTTACCTGGGTTCAGGCGTGCTTGCACCGCCGCCCAACGATGACGAGTTCCAGATTATTTTCCGCTTCGCCGACGAAAAAACCCTGCATGCGTGGGAGTTTTCCGCCTCCCGTGGTGCATGGCTCGGGCGTGGCAGTGAGCTGTTTGCTGCGCCGTCGGAGCATCGCGTACGCGGTATCGACGGCTGGTTTGGCGCCGCCGCCGCACGTCCGCCGCGCTGGAAGCAGGCCGTGGCCATCTGGCTGGCATTTTTCCCGGTGTCGCTGCTGTTCAACTTCGGCCTTGAGCCGCTGCTCAGCGAGTTGGGGTTGTTGAGCCGTGTGCTGGTCAGCACCCTCGCGCTCACGCCATTGATGGTTTACTTCTTTATCCCGTTGTCGACCCACCTGCTGGCCGGCTGGCTGCATCCGGCGCCAGCCCGGGTAAAGGCCACCGAAGCCGCTGCTTGA
- a CDS encoding flavodoxin, with the protein MKVAILSGSVYGTAEEVARHAASILNAAGFDAWHNPRATLADVQGFAPEAFLAVTSTTGMGELPDNLQPLYSTIRDQLPAAWRGLPGAVIGLGDASYGDTFCGGGEQMRELFAELGVHEVLPMLRLDASESVTPEADAEPWLAELVTALRG; encoded by the coding sequence ATGAAAGTCGCCATCCTTTCCGGCTCGGTGTACGGCACGGCTGAAGAAGTCGCCCGTCATGCTGCAAGCATCCTCAACGCTGCCGGCTTCGACGCCTGGCACAACCCGCGGGCAACCCTCGCCGACGTACAGGGCTTTGCTCCGGAAGCCTTCCTGGCCGTGACGTCCACCACTGGCATGGGCGAACTGCCCGACAACCTGCAGCCGCTTTACTCGACCATTCGCGACCAACTGCCGGCCGCCTGGCGAGGCTTGCCCGGCGCGGTGATCGGCCTGGGCGACGCCAGCTATGGCGACACGTTCTGCGGCGGCGGCGAGCAAATGCGCGAGCTGTTTGCCGAGTTGGGCGTGCACGAAGTGCTGCCGATGCTGCGCCTGGACGCCAGCGAAAGCGTGACCCCGGAAGCCGACGCCGAGCCGTGGCTGGCCGAGTTGGTCACTGCACTGCGCGGTTGA
- a CDS encoding CidA/LrgA family protein, protein MKRFTFKVVGRLLTELIVLLAIYFLGCQLAAWLSWPIPGGVVGLGLLLLTFATGLVKPAALQLGAGVLMAEMLLFFIPALMSLLDYGGLVKHDGWRIMLVIGFSTLSVMLVTAFTVEFVCRWKLRHEA, encoded by the coding sequence ATGAAACGTTTCACCTTCAAAGTCGTCGGTCGGTTGTTGACTGAACTGATTGTGCTGCTGGCCATATATTTTCTGGGCTGCCAATTGGCCGCCTGGCTGAGCTGGCCTATTCCCGGTGGTGTGGTCGGCCTGGGCCTGTTGTTGCTGACCTTCGCCACCGGCCTGGTAAAACCGGCGGCTCTGCAACTGGGCGCCGGTGTACTGATGGCCGAGATGCTGCTGTTCTTTATTCCTGCCTTGATGAGCCTTTTGGACTACGGTGGCCTGGTAAAGCACGACGGCTGGCGGATCATGTTGGTGATCGGCTTCAGCACCTTGTCGGTGATGCTGGTGACTGCGTTTACCGTGGAATTCGTCTGCCGCTGGAAGCTGCGCCATGAAGCTTGA
- the folX gene encoding dihydroneopterin triphosphate 2'-epimerase, producing MPQLQPGMARIRVKDLCLRTFIGINEDEILNKQDVLINLTILYAAQEAVRDNDIDHALNYRTITKAIIAHVEGNRFALLERLTQEILDLVMSNTSVLYAEVEVDKPHALRFAESVSITLAASR from the coding sequence ATGCCACAACTTCAGCCAGGCATGGCGCGCATCCGGGTCAAGGACCTGTGCCTGCGCACGTTTATCGGGATCAACGAGGATGAAATCCTCAACAAGCAGGATGTGTTGATCAACCTGACCATCCTGTATGCCGCCCAGGAAGCCGTGCGCGACAACGACATCGACCACGCGCTGAACTACCGCACCATCACCAAGGCAATCATCGCCCATGTGGAAGGCAATCGCTTTGCCCTGCTGGAGCGCCTGACCCAGGAGATCCTCGACCTGGTGATGAGCAATACATCGGTGCTGTACGCCGAAGTCGAAGTCGACAAACCCCATGCGTTGCGTTTTGCCGAATCGGTGTCGATCACCCTGGCGGCCAGTCGCTAA
- a CDS encoding PAS domain-containing protein: MINAKLMQLVINASNDGIVIAEREGKDKPLIYVNPAFERMTGYTLDEILYQDCRFLQSGDRDQPGLMAIREALESGGACREILRNYRKDGTHFWNELSLSTVYNPADKQTYFVGVQKDVTVQVKAQQRVAQLEAQLADLKAELAALKATSGSNKN, encoded by the coding sequence ATGATTAACGCCAAGCTGATGCAACTGGTGATCAACGCTTCCAACGACGGCATCGTTATCGCCGAGCGCGAAGGCAAGGACAAGCCACTGATTTATGTGAACCCGGCCTTCGAGCGCATGACTGGCTACACCCTCGACGAAATCCTCTATCAGGACTGCCGCTTCCTGCAATCGGGCGATCGTGACCAGCCGGGGCTGATGGCGATTCGCGAAGCCCTGGAGAGTGGCGGCGCCTGCCGGGAAATCCTGCGCAATTACCGCAAGGACGGCACGCATTTCTGGAACGAGCTGTCGTTATCGACGGTTTATAACCCGGCCGACAAGCAGACCTACTTTGTCGGTGTGCAGAAGGATGTGACCGTTCAGGTCAAGGCCCAGCAGCGTGTCGCGCAACTGGAAGCCCAGTTGGCTGACCTCAAGGCGGAGCTTGCGGCACTCAAGGCGACGAGCGGATCTAACAAAAACTAG
- a CDS encoding LrgB family protein gives MKLELMPMFWLALTLGAYGFSRWIYRRTGRYLLSPLILVPALLLAVAVPMKTAYAEYATDTHWLMLVLGPVTVAFAIPIWQQRQLLMRHWSALLLGMVAGSAASIATSYGLAKALALDSSVTMSLVPRSITTPFAMPVSSDLGGVPELTAVFVMFTGVFGAMLGGVLLKWLPLRTPLARGALFGVGAHGAGVSRAHEVGGEEGSVAGLVMVLTGLLNLFAAPLLASLL, from the coding sequence ATGAAGCTTGAGCTGATGCCGATGTTCTGGCTGGCGCTGACCCTCGGTGCCTACGGCTTCAGCCGCTGGATCTACCGGCGCACCGGGCGCTACCTGCTGTCGCCGCTGATCCTGGTGCCGGCGCTGCTGCTGGCGGTGGCCGTGCCGATGAAAACCGCCTATGCCGAATACGCCACCGACACCCACTGGCTGATGCTGGTGCTGGGCCCGGTGACCGTGGCGTTCGCGATTCCGATCTGGCAACAGCGCCAATTGCTGATGCGCCACTGGTCAGCGTTATTGCTGGGGATGGTCGCGGGCAGCGCGGCGTCCATCGCCACTTCGTATGGCCTGGCCAAGGCCCTCGCTCTCGACAGCTCGGTGACGATGTCGTTGGTGCCCCGTTCGATCACCACCCCGTTCGCGATGCCGGTGTCTTCCGACCTGGGCGGCGTGCCGGAACTGACGGCGGTGTTCGTGATGTTCACCGGGGTGTTTGGCGCCATGCTCGGCGGCGTACTGCTCAAGTGGTTACCGTTGCGCACGCCATTGGCCCGTGGCGCATTGTTTGGCGTGGGCGCTCATGGCGCGGGTGTCAGCCGGGCTCATGAGGTGGGCGGTGAGGAAGGCTCCGTGGCGGGCCTGGTAATGGTGCTGACCGGCTTGCTCAACCTGTTCGCCGCGCCTTTATTGGCGTCGCTTCTCTGA